Part of the Virgibacillus natechei genome is shown below.
TAGCTTATTTTTGAAAGCTAGCCCGGATTTACCATTAAAATCTTGTTTAAGTTTTCTGTTGCTCGTATCAGATGGAAAAATGAAAATGGGGATATTTGGTCCTGACCACAGTTTTCTTAGTTTTTGACTTTCATCTTGCACGATATGCCAAACCTTCTTTTCTTTTAAATGATCGACTATCTCATTGTTTCCGTTTCTGGATGGCTGCCGGTACATTCCATGGGAAAGTAAGTAATTATATATTTCGGAAGCTGATGCACCATCAAAATATTTCTCCAAATTTTCACATATATCTATCGGCTTATCATAAGAGTCCATTAACCATTTATCTGTTCTAATAACACCCATCGTAACACCCCTATTTACACATCTCGTCTGATAAAGTATGCATTTTACTAACAATTGTTACTAATGGTTGATACTCACTAGAAAATTTTTGTGAAACAGGACAAAAACCTTCTCATAAAACGTTATTCTGAATACGATGTAGCAGACCGTTAAATAGGAGGTGTAATGTTTATGTTTCCTGCAAGACCAAGACGACCAATGCCACCATTTCAATCACGTCCACCTGGACCACCTTTTCAATTTGGCCCACCTCAAAGACCACCTCAAAGGCCACCTCAAAGGCCACCTCAAAGGCCACCTCAAGGGCAACAGCCAAACAAACCAAGTTTAAAGTCTCAATTTCAAACACCTGAAGGACGGTGGGATTTTGAGAAAATATCATCAACTGCCCAACAAATGCACGGGATATACAACCAGGTAAGTCCGATGATTACGCAAGTGGGTCCAATGGTTTCCAAATTTTTTACAAGGTAAATAATAGGAATCTCTTGATTTGAAAGTAACGTAATGACAGGGCTCGTTATTTATCCTTCCATTTCTAAATATCCAAGCTTGTAGGAGGGTAATTCTTTTTACAAGCTTGGAATTAAATATAGTAATGAACTATTTTATCCAAAAATCATAATGTATGGTAGTTACTTTCTAGTCCTGTGCTTTTTACCAGTCGCACCGCCGGCATTAGCACGTACTGGGGCTGGGACTGCGCTTACTCGTCCCACCGAAGACATTTGCGATTACTCGCCCCAACACAAACATTAAGCAATGAGGGGTAGGTTATAGAAGGGGGAAGGGGCACTAAATTGAAACATTCATATCTCGATTTTTTGGCATTATTTGGGGTTGGGGGTGCAC
Proteins encoded:
- a CDS encoding YppG family protein, yielding MPPFQSRPPGPPFQFGPPQRPPQRPPQRPPQRPPQGQQPNKPSLKSQFQTPEGRWDFEKISSTAQQMHGIYNQVSPMITQVGPMVSKFFTR